In Metarhizium brunneum chromosome 3, complete sequence, a genomic segment contains:
- the fsdS gene encoding Fusaridione A synthetase fsdS, with protein sequence MEVVYESLEAAGLPLESLVGSQTGVYVGLMCADFANHLQRDVDATPIYMGDRHRSKHNL encoded by the coding sequence ATGGAGGTCGTCTATGAATCTCTTGAAGCTGCCGGACTGCCTTTAGAGTCCCTTGTCGGGTCGCAGACGGGAGTCTACGTGGGCCTGATGTGTGCTGACTTTGCCAACCATTTGCAGCGCGACGTCGACGCGACGCCAATATACATGGGGGACCGGCACCGCTCGAAGCATAATCTCTAA